A portion of the Salminus brasiliensis chromosome 9, fSalBra1.hap2, whole genome shotgun sequence genome contains these proteins:
- the LOC140562035 gene encoding protein FAM43A-like, whose product MPSKGDPCEKYSKRCVSWAKAYRDRIGGIFPSKRKTLTISTDDPSYTLLYLGSSTTLQAKGSGCTDAAVNKIWRKSEMGRNGSRMLLTIGAQGMRMEHTAEKKAEKKPGHLYLLHRVTYCATDPSLPRVLAWVYRHQMKHKAIMLRCHVALLTKAEQARAVENLLNRTLMTALTEFQRLKRRQDAKRQQQLHAGHTTIPLVPIRKLLNGQCSYRPPAQNSCSYSGQKLCSISEDCLGEEEEERNTPFHSYLDEECLDEDEDEEEMYLIINNLQELDLQNENTSLCGQSMSSHSSGEVSEEEVCVQTC is encoded by the exons ATGCCGAGTAAAGGAGACCCGTGTGAGAAGTACTCGAAGCGCTGTGTGTCCTGGGCTAAAGCGTACCGGGACAGGATCGGAGGGATTTTTCCTTCCAAAAGGAAGACGCTGACCATCTCCACCGATGACCCTTCTTACACTCTGCTCTACCTGGGCAGCTCCACCACCCTGCAGGCCAAAGGGTCGGGCTGCACCGATGCTGCGGTCAACAAGATCTGGAGAAAGAGCGAAATGGGCCGAAATGGCTCCAGGATGCTGCTGACCATCGGGGCTCAGGGCATGCGGATGGAGCACACTGCCGAAAAGAAGGCTGAAAAGAAGCCGGGTCACCTGTACCTTCTTCACCGGGTTACTTACTGCGCCACAGATCCCTCACTGCCCCGGGTTCTGGCCTGGGTCTACCGGCACCAGATGAAGCACAAAGCCATAATGCTGCGCTGCCACGTAGCCCTGTTGACCAAAGCAGAGCAGGCCAGAGCTGTGGAGAACCTGCTGAACCGGACGCTGATGACTGCGCTGACAGAGTTCCAGAGGCTCAAGCGCAGGCAGGATGCCAAGcgtcagcagcagctgcatgCTGGACACACTACCATACCGCTGGTGCCCATTAGGAAGCTCCTGAACGGACAGTGTAGTTATAGACCACCGGCCCAGAACTCCTGCAGCTACAG TGGTCAGAAACTCTGCTCCATCAGTGAGGATTGTCTaggggaggaagaggaagaacgCAACACTCCATTCCACAGCTACCTGGATGAGGAATGTttggatgaagatgaagatgaggaggaaaTGTACCTGATTATCAACAACCTTCAGGAGCTGGACCTTCAAAACGAAAATACATCCCTATGTGGACAGAGCATGAGCAGTCATTCCAGCGGAGAGGTCAGCgaggaggaagtgtgtgtgcagaCATGTTAA
- the LOC140561857 gene encoding uncharacterized protein: MESVNSSSLETSFSTQHIITSLGQTPKITGKRRSIKCSECGKSFSRLENLKVHQRIHTGEKPYRCSDCGKSFNQQSTLQIHQRIHTGEKPYYCSDCGKSFTQQSNLHEHQLIHTGEKPYPCSECGKSFTQQSTLQKHQRIHTGEKPYFCSDCGRSFTQQSNLQEHQRIHTGEKPYHCLDCGKSFTRQHHLRKHQRIHTGEKPYHCSDCGKSFTRQHHLQKHQRIHRRETGTPT, encoded by the coding sequence ATGGAGTCCGTAAACTCCAGCTCTCTGGAAACATCCTTTTCTACTCAACACATAATTACATCTCTTGGACAAACACCAAAAATTACAGGCAAGAGGAGATCTATCAAGTGTtcagagtgtggaaagagttttagtCGACTTGAAAATCTTAAagtacaccagcgcattcacacaggagaaaaaccGTATcgctgctcagactgtgggaagagttttaatcaacaaAGTACTCTCCAAAtccaccagcgcattcacactggagagaaaccgtattactgctcagactgtgggaagagttttactcaacagAGTAATCTCCATGAACATCagctcattcacacaggagaaaagcCATATccctgctcagagtgtgggaagagttttactcaacagAGTACCCTCCagaaacaccagcgcattcacactggagaaaaaCCGTatttctgctctgactgtgggAGAAGTTTTACTCAACAGAGTAATCTCCAAGAacatcagcgcattcacactggagaaaaaCCGTATCACTGTttagactgtgggaagagttttactaGACAGCATCATCTCCgaaaacaccagcgcattcacactggagagaaaccgtatcactgctcagactgtggaaagagttttactAGACAGCACCATCTCcaaaaacaccagcgcattcacagaAGAGAAACGGGAACACCCACTTAG
- the LOC140561853 gene encoding uncharacterized protein, producing the protein MESINSVTQEISSNTCHTNVSLEQTQKNTHKKRSVQCSECGKSFTRQNRLKEHQRIHTGEKPYQCSDCGRSFTVQRSLKTHQRIHTGDKPYHCSDCGRSFSQQHHLKEHQRIHTGERPYYCSDCGKSFSQQHHLKEHRRIHTGEKPYYCSDCGKSFSQQHHLKEHQRIHTGEKPYYCTECGNSFAQPHHLRKHQHIHIREKPYHCSDCGKSFRTRSILKKHQPTHRRQKQQELQTLSFTVLPVYLDGGSKMYG; encoded by the coding sequence ATGGAGTCCATAAACTCCGTCACTCAGGAAATATCCTCTAATACTTGCCACACCAATGTGTCTCTCGAACAGAcacaaaaaaatacacacaaaaagagaTCTGTGcagtgctcagagtgtggaaaaAGCTTTACTCGACAGAATCGTCTAAAAGAACACCAACGCATTcatacaggagagaaaccatatcaatgctcagactgtgggaggaGTTTTACTGTGCAGAGATCTCTCAAAACACATCAACGCATTCATACTGGAGATAAACCATATcattgctcagactgtgggaggaGCTTTTCTCAACAGCATCACCTAAAAGAACACCAGCGGATTCATACTGGAGAGAGACCGTATTActgttcagactgtgggaagagtttttcTCAACAGCATCATCTAAAAGAACACCGGCGCATTCatactggagagaaaccgtattactgttcagactgtgggaagagtttttcTCAACAGCATCATCTAAAAGAACACCAGCGGATTCatactggagagaaaccgtattacTGTACTGAGTGTGGAAATAGTTTTGCCCAACCGCATCATCTTCGAAAACACCAACACATTCACATTAGAGAgaagccgtatcactgctcagactgtgggaagagttttagaaCGAGAAGTATCCTCAAAAAACACCAGCCCACTCACAGAAGACAAAAGCAGCAGGAGCTTCAGACAttgtcatttactgttttaccAGTGTATTTAGATGGAGGTTCCAAAATGTATGGCTAA